The DNA window TTATGGCTTTGGCTACAGGCTGTTCTCTTGCCCTTAGCGGCTATTTATTTCAATCTCTTTTAAACAATCCTCTTGCCGATCCCTATATCCTTGGAACCGCCAGTGGTGCAAGCCTTGGCGCCAACCTGGTTTTTATCGGTTGGATTCCAGCATTTATTTTAGGCATTTACACTCCACCCATTGCAGCTTTTGCTATTGCACTGCTTGTAACCCTGGTAGCCATTCTATTTGCTTATAAAAAAGGCCGCCTTATCGCAACCAACTTACTCCTGGCCGGTGTAGCACTATCCTCGATGATGACTGCTATGATAAGCCTGATGAGTTATTTATCCGAAAACGACAGTCAATTGCGCTCGATCATTTTCTGGATCATGGGAAGTTTTGAAAGAAGTAATTGGTCTCAAATACCTTTGATATTAAGTGTAAACGTCATTGCACTGATTTATTTTTCACTGTTCAATAAGTCAATAAATGTATTGTTATTGGGCGAAGAAAAAAGTGAAGCCTTAGGCTTAAATGTTAAAAAAATGCGATGGATTGCCTTGATTGGAGCAACTTTACTTACTTCCGTTACTGTGGCCTTCTGCGGAGCGATTGGTTTTGTGGGATTTTTAATTCCCCATTTTGTTAGAGGGTTGTTTGGCTTTGGTCATTCATGGAATTTATTCAATTCGGCAATCATCGGCGCCTTTTTTATGGTAGGATGTGATATTTTGAGCAAAATGATCTACCCTCCGGCCGGTCTTCCCCTGGGAATTCTGACCTCCTTTTTAGGGATTCCTTTCTTTTTGTACCTACTTATGAAAAGCAATTACAGGTTTTCCTAATGATTACTTTATTGAATTGCTTCTACTTATATTTGCAGCCTCAAATGAGCTATTTTTATGATAATTGTTCATCGAAAAGAACATTTCAACGCAGCCCATAAGCTGTTCAATCCCAACTGGTCAAAAGAGAAGAACGAAGAGATTTTCGGACCTTGTGCCAATGAGAACTGGCATGGTCATAATTTTGATTTAACAGTTTCTGTGATTGGCAATCCCAATCCCGATACCGGATTTGTCATTGATCTAAAAAAACTTTCAGGAATCATTAAATCTGAAGTCGTTGATAAACTGGATCATAAGAATTTAAACCTTGATGTTGATTTCATGAAGGATAAATTAGCAAGTTGTGAAAACCTTGTGATCGAGATATGGAAAATATTAGAACCTAAGATCGAACAAAACAGCTCAGCAAAACTGTACAGAGTACTTTTATATGAAACCGTTAATAATTACGTAGAATATTACGGTCCTGATTTCAAGGATCAGAGGATCCTTAAATTATGAAGTATTACATCATTGCAGGAGAGCGTTCGGGTGATTTGCATGCCTCAAATCTCTATAAATCCATTTTAAAAGAAGATACCTCAGCTATAAGCAGGGGGATAGGGGGAAATTACCTTGAAAAAGCGGGTATGGAAATATTCAAGCATTTTCGAGAAATCTCATTTATGGGTTTTGCTGAAGTTTTGATGAACATATTCAAAATCCGAGAATACTTCAACAATACCAAAAACGATATACTGAAATTTAATCCCGATGTAATTGTTCTTGTTGATTTTGCAGGATTCAATCTGAGAATCGCAAAATTTGCCAAAAAAAATAATATAAAAGTATACTATTATATTTCGCCTAAGATATGGGCCTGGAATACTAGCAGGGCGCTCAAAATAAAATCCTATGTAGATAAAATGTTTGTGATACTGCCATTTGAAAAGCAGTTTTATAAGAAGTTTCAGTTTGATGTGGATTACGTCGGCAATCCTGTTCTCGATGCTATTGCTCAGTTTAACAAAAGTGATTCTTTCCTAGCAAGACATCGCATTGAAGACAAACCAATAATTGCAATTCTTCCGGGTAGCAGAAAACAGGAAATTGAGAGCATGTTGCATTTTATGTTAAGCATAATTCCCAGTTTCAAGGATTACCATTTTGTGATCGCCGGAGTATCTAACCTTGAGAGTCATTACTATCAACAATTTACAAGGGGAGGTCAGATCAAAGTTGTAATCGATGAAACTTATGACCTCTTATCCCATGCTTCGGCAGCGCTGGTAACATCTGGCACCGCAACCCTCGAAACAGCTTTATTTAATGTACCACAACTTGTTGGTTATAAGTTAAATATATTTAGTTTTTGGATAGGGAAAATGGTGGTAAAGGTTCCTTATATCTCTCTGGTTAACTTAATTGTTGGCCGTGAAGTGGTCAAGGAATTACTTCAGGATGATTTTCACCCGAATATTATCAGGGATGAATTGGCTGCTTTATTAAATGATGCTCAGTACCGGGATAAGCAATTAAAAGGTTATGCTGAAATGAAAACTATTCTCGGGTCTCCGGGTGCTTCTGATAAAGCGGCAAAATTGATGGTCAATTATTTAAAGGATTCCAATAAATCCTCATAAACTAATTTCATTCCTTCTGTAGCCGTCTTCTCGTACATCTTAATATTTTTACCCGGGTTTATTTCCGGCATTTTTGGGTCAACCACATAAATGCTGGTTTCTAATGGAACAAAGTCCACAATAGATGCAGCTGGATAGACGACGAGAGAAGTGCCAACTACGATGAGGATATCCGCTTCTAGGGCATATTTAACAGCGACTTCCATCATTGGTACCATTTCCCCAAACCATACGACATGAGGTCGCAATTGGGAACCTTTTTCACATTTGTCGCCTAATTTCAACTCCCACCCGTCGATATCATAAAGCAGGTTCTCATCAAGAGTACTTCTTGCTTTAAAAAGCTCACCGTGAAGATGAATGACGCGACTGGATCCCGCCTTTTCATGAAGATTGTCAATGTTTTGGGTGATGACGGTCACATCAAAGTGATCTTCAAGTTGGCTAACGAATTCGTGACCTTTATTAGGACTGCACGATAGCGCTTGCTTTCTTCTCTGATTATAAAAATCAAGAACCAAATTCCGATTTCTGGCCCATGCCTGGGGTGTGGCTACCTCCATGACATCATAGCCTTCCCAAAGTCCTCCGGAATCACGAAAAGTTTTAATTCCGCTTTCAGCACTTATTCCGGCACCGCTGAGAACAACAACTTTTTTATCAGCCATTTTTCTTTTTGCCTTTGGCAGGTGCATTTTCTGCCAATTCTAAACATTCTTCCAAACTGAGGGAAGAAGGCTCCTTGTCTTTTGGGATTTTTACATTTTTCCTACCCACCTTAATATAAGGCCCGTATTTTCCTTTTAAAACCTGCACCTCTGGGTTTTCATCAAATGTCTTTATAAACTTTTCAGCATCGGCCTTTCTTTTTTCATCGATAAGTTGAATGGCCCGTGATTCTTCGATAGTATATGGATCTTCATCTTTAGGAATGGATGCAAACTTCTTTTTGTGAACGACATAAGGGCCAAATCTGCCAATATTGGCTGAAATTTCCTCACCTTCGTATTCACCCACCTTTCTTGGTAATTTGAATAATTCAAGGGCTTCGTCAAGTGTTATACTTTCAATAAATTGACCATTTCTCAATCCGGCATAACGCGGTTTTTCCCCGCTCTCATCATCTGCTTCGCCAATTTGAGCAAGTGGCCCAAAACGGCCGAGTCTTACTAAAACTTTTCTCCCGGATTTTGGATCCGTGCCAAGTTCGCGACTTGATTTCACATCTTTTCGATCTATGGCCTCTGTTTGTTCCACATGGCTGTGGAATCCTCCATAAAACTTGCTGAGCATTTGTTCCCATTCCTTATTTCCCTGGGCAATGTCGTCAAACTCCTTTTCGACTTCAGCCGTGAAATCGTAGTCCAGAATTCTTTCAAAATGTTCAACCAGAAAGTCATTGACGACCATGGCGATATTGGTGGGAAATAATTTATTTTTTTCAGCACCTGTGTTTTCAGTCTTTGTTTTGCTTTCGATTTTGCCATTCTCAAGACTTAGCTCCTGATAGTCCCTGTCTTTACCTATTCTGGATTCTTTAACCACATAATCGCGTTTTTGAATGGTTGATATGGTAGGGGCATAAGTAGAGGGTCTGCCAATTCCTTTTTCTTCAAGTTTTTTCACAAGGCTGGCTTCTGTATAGCGGGGGGCATGTCTTGAGAACCGCTCTTTGGAAATGATTTTGCTCAAATCGAGTTTTTGATTTTTTTCCAATGGCGGCAACACGCTGTTATCATTTTCGGCCTCCTCATCATCGGTTCCTTCGATATAAACTTTTAGAAATCCATCAAATTTGATAACCTCACCTTTGGCTTCAAAATATTCCGATCGGTCTACTTCGCTTATTTCAATTTTAGCGGTGGTTTTTTCAATTTTTGCATCGGCCATTTGGGAGGCGACTGCTCTTTTCCAAATTAATTCGTAGAGTTTTTCCGCGTTGCGGTCTGCTCCGGCATTCTGCTTGTTGAAATCTGTTGGCCGAATGGCTTCATGTGCTTCCTGAGCAGTTCCGGATTTTGTTTTAAAATTTCTGTTTTGGATGTATTCATCACCATAATTTGATTTTATAGCAGAACTCGCCGATTGTATGGCCTCCTGAGATAAATTCAATGAATCAGTCCTCATATAAGTAATATGGCCTGCTTCATATAATTTTTGAGCGATGGTCATGGTCTGTGCTACAGAGAAACCGAGTTTTCGACTTGCTTCCTGTTGTAAGGTGGAAGTTGTAAATGGGGGTGAAGGTGTCCTTTTCCCCGGTTTGGTTTCTACATCAAAAACTGTGAAATCTGAATTCAGACAGTTTTCAAGTAAGTGTTGTACCTCTTCTGAGGATTTGTATCTTTTATTAAATACAGCAGTAAAATTTCCCTTTGCAGTAGAAAAATAAGCATCGGTCTTATAGTTCGATTCCGCTTTGAAGTTTTCTATTTCTCTTTCGCGTTCTACGACCAGCCTGACTGCGACCGATTGCACCCTGCCTGCCGATAAACCTCTTTTGATTTTTTTCCAAAGTATAGGTGATAGTTCATACCCCACCAATCGGTCGAGAATTCTTCGCGCTTGTTGGGCATCGACCAAATTATTATCAATTCCTCTTGGATTTTGAAGCGCATTGAGAATGGCATTTTTTGTAATTTCCCTAAATACGATTCTTCTGGTTTTTTTATCGTCAAGATCGAGAGTTTCCTTTAAATGCCAGGAAATAGCCTCTCCTTCGCGGTCATCATCCGATGCCAAATATATGGTTTCGGCATCTTTTGATAATTTTTTTAACTCCTTGATAACATCTTTCTTGTCTTTGGTAACTTCATAGGTAGGTTTAAAGCCGTTTTTAATATCGATGGCTTTATCTCCCTTGGGTAAATCACGGACATGTCCATAACTTGATGCTACTTTAAACTCTTCTCCCAGGTATTTTTCAATTGTTTTGGCCTTTGCGGGCGACTCAACTATCACAAGATTTTTTGGCATACTCTCTATTTTCGGGCGTAAATATCATTATTTTTTTTTCGGACTTACAAACCTTATTACCATATTCCCTCTACTTTGTTTCACAAATAAATTTTTAAATATGTTTTTTGCCTGAGAAATCAGAGCTGAAAAATGATTAATTTAAAGTCCTGATGTCAAAAACAATTTACCTTATACGGCATGCAAAATCTGATTGGTCCATTCCCGGCCAGCCGGATTTTAACAGAAGTTTAAATCACAGGGGTCTCCTTGACGCACCTTTAATGGGAAAAGTCTTAAAAGAACTTCAGGTTTCACCTGAGCTCATCCTATCAAGTCCTGCAGAAAGAGCAATGCGTACGGCGGAATTTATTTCCGAACAACTCAATTATCCGATAGAAAAAATAAAATTTGAAGAAGAGATCTACGAAGCTTCTCCTAGAACTTTGTTGAGGTTAATCAATAATCTTGACAACAGTTTGAGCAAAATCGCTCTTTTTGGGCATAACCCTACATTTACTTATTTGGCCGAATACCTCAGTAAAGAAGAATTGGGAAATATACCAACCTGCGGTGCAGTTAAAATACAATTTGAATTGAATGAATGGGCTGCAATTTCTGAAGGAACAGGAGAATTGATCTGGTTCGAATACCCTAAAAAATACAAAGACTAATTACAATCCCTGAATTTTCAGAAGGCGGTTAGGGTCAGGGCAGTTTGACATCCATTTTTCCTTTTCCCCTAATTCACAAACACCCGGAAAATCACCGCTTGCGCCCATAAGGTCTTCAATAATTTGAAAATGAAGATGGGGTGGCCAATTGACATTTTCTGACCAATCGCCAAGT is part of the Hyphobacterium sp. CCMP332 genome and encodes:
- a CDS encoding histidine phosphatase family protein; this translates as MSKTIYLIRHAKSDWSIPGQPDFNRSLNHRGLLDAPLMGKVLKELQVSPELILSSPAERAMRTAEFISEQLNYPIEKIKFEEEIYEASPRTLLRLINNLDNSLSKIALFGHNPTFTYLAEYLSKEELGNIPTCGAVKIQFELNEWAAISEGTGELIWFEYPKKYKD
- a CDS encoding 6-carboxytetrahydropterin synthase gives rise to the protein MIIVHRKEHFNAAHKLFNPNWSKEKNEEIFGPCANENWHGHNFDLTVSVIGNPNPDTGFVIDLKKLSGIIKSEVVDKLDHKNLNLDVDFMKDKLASCENLVIEIWKILEPKIEQNSSAKLYRVLLYETVNNYVEYYGPDFKDQRILKL
- a CDS encoding iron ABC transporter permease, yielding MRYKIYILPLLIGIGLFLCLYSLLNGSIESDFDNLYNSIFNYDPENTIHYVIINLRLPRLIMALATGCSLALSGYLFQSLLNNPLADPYILGTASGASLGANLVFIGWIPAFILGIYTPPIAAFAIALLVTLVAILFAYKKGRLIATNLLLAGVALSSMMTAMISLMSYLSENDSQLRSIIFWIMGSFERSNWSQIPLILSVNVIALIYFSLFNKSINVLLLGEEKSEALGLNVKKMRWIALIGATLLTSVTVAFCGAIGFVGFLIPHFVRGLFGFGHSWNLFNSAIIGAFFMVGCDILSKMIYPPAGLPLGILTSFLGIPFFLYLLMKSNYRFS
- a CDS encoding NAD-dependent deacylase, whose protein sequence is MADKKVVVLSGAGISAESGIKTFRDSGGLWEGYDVMEVATPQAWARNRNLVLDFYNQRRKQALSCSPNKGHEFVSQLEDHFDVTVITQNIDNLHEKAGSSRVIHLHGELFKARSTLDENLLYDIDGWELKLGDKCEKGSQLRPHVVWFGEMVPMMEVAVKYALEADILIVVGTSLVVYPAASIVDFVPLETSIYVVDPKMPEINPGKNIKMYEKTATEGMKLVYEDLLESFK
- the lpxB gene encoding lipid-A-disaccharide synthase; translation: MKYYIIAGERSGDLHASNLYKSILKEDTSAISRGIGGNYLEKAGMEIFKHFREISFMGFAEVLMNIFKIREYFNNTKNDILKFNPDVIVLVDFAGFNLRIAKFAKKNNIKVYYYISPKIWAWNTSRALKIKSYVDKMFVILPFEKQFYKKFQFDVDYVGNPVLDAIAQFNKSDSFLARHRIEDKPIIAILPGSRKQEIESMLHFMLSIIPSFKDYHFVIAGVSNLESHYYQQFTRGGQIKVVIDETYDLLSHASAALVTSGTATLETALFNVPQLVGYKLNIFSFWIGKMVVKVPYISLVNLIVGREVVKELLQDDFHPNIIRDELAALLNDAQYRDKQLKGYAEMKTILGSPGASDKAAKLMVNYLKDSNKSS
- the topA gene encoding type I DNA topoisomerase — encoded protein: MPKNLVIVESPAKAKTIEKYLGEEFKVASSYGHVRDLPKGDKAIDIKNGFKPTYEVTKDKKDVIKELKKLSKDAETIYLASDDDREGEAISWHLKETLDLDDKKTRRIVFREITKNAILNALQNPRGIDNNLVDAQQARRILDRLVGYELSPILWKKIKRGLSAGRVQSVAVRLVVEREREIENFKAESNYKTDAYFSTAKGNFTAVFNKRYKSSEEVQHLLENCLNSDFTVFDVETKPGKRTPSPPFTTSTLQQEASRKLGFSVAQTMTIAQKLYEAGHITYMRTDSLNLSQEAIQSASSAIKSNYGDEYIQNRNFKTKSGTAQEAHEAIRPTDFNKQNAGADRNAEKLYELIWKRAVASQMADAKIEKTTAKIEISEVDRSEYFEAKGEVIKFDGFLKVYIEGTDDEEAENDNSVLPPLEKNQKLDLSKIISKERFSRHAPRYTEASLVKKLEEKGIGRPSTYAPTISTIQKRDYVVKESRIGKDRDYQELSLENGKIESKTKTENTGAEKNKLFPTNIAMVVNDFLVEHFERILDYDFTAEVEKEFDDIAQGNKEWEQMLSKFYGGFHSHVEQTEAIDRKDVKSSRELGTDPKSGRKVLVRLGRFGPLAQIGEADDESGEKPRYAGLRNGQFIESITLDEALELFKLPRKVGEYEGEEISANIGRFGPYVVHKKKFASIPKDEDPYTIEESRAIQLIDEKRKADAEKFIKTFDENPEVQVLKGKYGPYIKVGRKNVKIPKDKEPSSLSLEECLELAENAPAKGKKKNG